A region of Homo sapiens chromosome 17, GRCh38.p14 Primary Assembly DNA encodes the following proteins:
- the SMIM5 gene encoding small integral membrane protein 5 isoform X1 has translation MRRLAGRAGHSQVTQDSKFSPKTPSDAERHKGLPRDWLQSLLLSLRGPPAPHCLLLFLREARGRDQPGSGQRDRRGGLPEGRVGAPDLRALQDSPPQAQVEPPQGPPGQEGREPTSFFSSQPRPSPRRGSRGEGEEEEGGGERELVLSLSSALRAEDDQQQKSQAETAAGCQQRSWAEAPRGAAAPTKEVRGQHVEAPRWGTAAQPPTPELPET, from the exons ATGAGGCGCCTTGCCGGGCGCGCAGGCCACTCCCAGGTCACTCAGGATTCCAAGTTCTCCCCCAAGACGCCTTCAGATGCTGAGCGGCACAAGGGCCTCCCCAGGGACTGGTTGCAAAGCCTCCTGCTCAGCTTGAGAGGGCCACCAGCTCCCCACTGTTTACTGTTGTTCCTGAGAGAGGCCAGAGGGAGGGACCAGCCAGGGAGTGGCCAGAGGGACAGAAGGGGTGGCCTTCCTGAGGGCAGGGTGGGTGCCCCAGACCTGAGAGCGCTGCAGGACTCCCCTCCACAGGCTCAGGTGGAGCCTCCCCAGGGTCCTCCTGGCCAGGAAGGCAGAGAGCCGACTTCTTTCTTCAGCTCCCAACCCAGGCCCAGCCCACGGCGTGGGAGtcggggagagggagaggaggaggaaggaggaggagagagggagcttGTCTTGTCCCTGAGCAGCGCTCTCAGGGCAGAG GAcgaccaacaacaaaaaagccaggcagagacagcaGCTGGCTGTCAGCAGAGGAGCTGGGCTGAGGCGCCCAGGGGAGCAGCGGCGCCCACGAAGGAAGTACGAGGACAGCACGTGGAGGCTCCGCGCTGGGGCACTGCTGCTCAGCCCCCAACACCTGAGCTCCCAG AGACATGA
- the SMIM5 gene encoding small integral membrane protein 5 isoform X2 — translation MTRYQLQNKGGPGVPLQLSGGRTATSNGPTSAHCVTGYPPGGGWPELLSNKPHFSCTSKFSLSPTFLLPVLSPAGAPTGSQRGMAATDFVQEMRAVGERLLLKLQRLPQAEPVEIVAFSVIILFTATVLLLLLIACSCCCTHCCCPERRGRKVQVQPTPP, via the exons ATGACAAGATATCAACTGCAAAACAAAGGGGGTCCCGGGGTTCCTCTCCAGCTCTCTGGGGGCAGAACAGCCACGTCCAACGGTCCTACTTCTGCTCACTGTGTGACAGGATACC CCCCTGGAGGAGGCTGGCCAGAGCTTCTCAGCAACAAACCCCACTTTTCCTGCACCAGTAAATTCAGCCTCAGTCCAACCTTCCTCCTCCCTGTTCTG AGCCCGGCAGGAGCCCCAACAGGAAGCCAGCGCGGCATGGCTGCCACCGACTTCGTGCAGGAGATGCGCGCCGTGGGCGAGAGGCTGCTGCTCAAGCTGCAGAGACTGCCCCAGGCTGAGCCCGTGGAGATCGTGGCCTTCTCAGTCATCATCCTTTTCACAG CTACTGTTCTGCTGTTGCTGCTGATagcctgcagctgctgctgcacTCACTGCTGCTGCCCTGAGCGGAGAGGCAGGAAGGTCCAGGTGCAGCCGACACCACCATGA
- the SMIM5 gene encoding small integral membrane protein 5 isoform X3: protein MAATDFVQEMRAVGERLLLKLQRLPQAEPVEIVAFSVIILFTATVLLLLLIACSCCCTHCCCPERRGRKVQVQPTPP from the exons ATGGCTGCCACCGACTTCGTGCAGGAGATGCGCGCCGTGGGCGAGAGGCTGCTGCTCAAGCTGCAGAGACTGCCCCAGGCTGAGCCCGTGGAGATCGTGGCCTTCTCAGTCATCATCCTTTTCACAG CTACTGTTCTGCTGTTGCTGCTGATagcctgcagctgctgctgcacTCACTGCTGCTGCCCTGAGCGGAGAGGCAGGAAGGTCCAGGTGCAGCCGACACCACCATGA
- the ERLN gene encoding endoregulin yields the protein MDQLVFKETIWNDAFWQNPWDQGGLAVIILFITAVLLLILFAIVFGLLTSTENTQCEAGEEE from the coding sequence ATGGACCAACTGGTATTCAAAGAGACAATCTGGAATGATGCGTTCTGGCAGAACCCCTGGGACCAGGGGGGCCTGGCAGTGATTATCTTATTCATCACCGCTGTCCTGCTTCTCATCTTATTTGCCATCGTGTTTGGTTTACTCACTTCCACAGAAAACACTCAGTGTGAAGCGGGTGAAGAGGAGTGA